In Bombyx mori chromosome 15, ASM3026992v2, the sequence GCTTGTTACATACGGCGTGTTTATCACAAGGGGAGCTAGTGGTCAGACCATAAACAAGGAAAGTTTGTTGAGCTGTCGAAACCGTCTCTCTGTAAATACACTTACTCTGAGCATCGTTGAAATCACATCTTAATtgcttattattttgataaacgCTTTCCATACTTATTAAGAATTTGTCTttgacgtaattttttttttaacaaaatgaaaCATTTTCCTATATAAAATCATCGATAAATTTTTATGAAGATTTTAAAAGTCGACATAAAATAGCTTTGTGTTGTGATTGAACATGTCTAAAAGGTATTCCCATACAatcaacaaacaacaacaacatttactattattattattaaagctaCAAATTTAAGTCGgtgttgtattttaaatttattaatttcaaaattttctaTTCGCATAATGTCACGTGATGTGACaatgttcatttatttattatcattacgaTTACAGATAATGTGCACCCGAATTGTATTTTACCGCAAATAAAAGCTATTCTACGTAACTGTAAGATAAATTATTGGGTTTTAAGCTTGAGTGACAATAATAAATACCATTGgatagattgtttttttttttttttttttatgattgaagggttactggtggcccgtaggcctttccagtttcaccaggacaggtgggcgagcaaaggctcagccaggaggggtgggatttgctaacagctacccgagcgcctccgaaggagacctaacaactcaagagtagctgcttcgcgaatgaatctactaccggatcggaatcgcgacccgctgagaagatccggcgagaaactcagcgagctgattcatgggttaggttgcacggcgaactctttgtcgagttcgacgagtacggttaccgaggtccctaagcctgctcctagagctgaaggcgtctagtgcaaaggttattggatctgatggatccgtaaggacgtgtctagggcgtcgacggtgactggctcctgcatgatcaggattcggggagtagtcagcggcggctacgataaggcgattatcatgacgcatagccttatcgaagtaccgttccgacgctgacttcatgtatttctgtatagattcgaggcccaggtcgtcgtgtaggtcaacgttcctcacgaaccatggagctccgacggctaacctgcaaaagcgggattgtagagattgaagggtgtttatgtgtgtgcgggccgcgtgagcgaacaccacactcgcgtaagtcatgacgggccttatgcaagttttgtaaagtgtcaccttgttccgaagggacattttactccgcttacagatcatggggtagagtctaccgagaataaacgcggcatggtcacggactgattttatatgcgggcggaatgtcatcgatgcatccagggtaacgcccaggtacttgaccttcctggcccagggtatggattgactaaagagagtaatcgggggtgtgagattcctcctcctaatacgggaggaaatccgtgtggagcttcccctctgaaatagcaccgcagtacttttcgctgggttgatgtctatgcgccattttcggaaccactgtcctagggctagggctgcgctctgaagcttcttcgcgattagggacttgtttctactggaatagtaaacaatcgtgtcgtcagcgaataaagctaaatgggtcggcggcgaccggggaatatcgttaacgaataagctaaataggaggggtgagaggacagagccttgcgggactccagctgtgagaggtcgtggggaggagcgggttccctcgactcgatatcgaaaagagcggttcgacaagaagtcccgtatgatgagcacgagactatccggcacacccatgttgaatagtttgaaaatcaaaccgttgtgccagactttgtcgaacgcttttgcgacgtcgaagaagagagctcccgtgtataacggttttggtcgattaagccccatgGATAGATTGTTTGTAACGACTATTGCTTGTTTTACACATTGAGAACAAACAAGACTATTAAAATGAGggaatttacttatttaatctTTAAGttagattttaatgtaatatgATTAATTTGCATTTCTTTTTATGCAAAAACCAATTTTCATCTTTCAGTgccatgttaatatttttttattaccttagaTTGTGACGtatggtttttatttaaataggtatCAAATTGTTGTGGTTCTGACAGATAGCATTATCTGTAACTGTAATGAAATTAGAAAATAGAAAATCTATTGAAATTAGGTTGCCCGTCGAAGCTTTTTACCGTTACATTTATTGTAGCGttccaaaattttatttcatttagttatcagaatgttaataaattatatatttaaaaaaaaaaacaaagagatCGAGACCTCCTTTTgcagttttatattttaattatgcacGTGTGGCCTGTCCCGTCTCTTAGTCATTAGACTAAAGGTGGGAATTAAAGAGTGCCATTGAATATTTATGATTTCAGCTTACAAAATGCATACTCTCTGCGGGAACCTATAATCAAAACGAGAGTACGATGGAGGTCGGACCGTTAgctatatttgaaattttaatttctcaCACAGCctatgtaaaatttattttccacgAAGAAACGTTTTTCAGACATTGATTTTAAAGGACCACGCTTAATGAATTCTCTCTTCTCTTTCTACACATTATCCCACttggtggggtcggcacagctaattattctcttccattctcttctatcagccgtcagttcaatactcactcctctctctctcatatcgtcattcacacactccgtgcatgtcttcttcggtccacctcttctccctctacattgcactaccatttccatacgtctcttagtcacatgcatcttctctctacgcattacATGTCCATACCGCGCTAGctgtccgctctttaatttgttaattaccggaGCTATTTTCACACTTCCTATGATATACTCATTACCTACATGATATACTCATTATTCAACCACAGTTAATGTATTATAGTTCGATATTGTGTTATGTTTTGAATTCATGTCCTAAGTCTTGTAAAAAAGATTAACTACTTGACATCATATGTGCGTATCCATATTTGACTGCGGTTGATCATCGTAGCATACAGACagcattttttgtattaatgtcCTTTTGatagattttttaaaaatgtcAAATGCAATTGCCAAGCATCAAGTATTCAAGTGTGTATAAAGTCCATAGAAATCACGAAGTGGGTGACGCTGCCCACGATGAGATGAGGTGGAAGTCTCTATAGTGTTTGAATACAACAAAAGGCATACGAAAAAACCTGAATCCAACTCCTGCGTCCTCGAATCTTCACTACAGCATCTCCGTGGTTAACCAATAGTACTAGAATTCTCATCTGATTTCGTCAATCAAATTGTCTTCCGATATTTTGACTACAGATACAGAGTAAGGCTTTAGAATAAGCTTACATGCAACGTGTTCCAACAACTTTTGTTAAAGTACACTTTGTTTATGGGTATTCAACATGCAGTAATGCTATGATTGGGTACTGATAACGTCTCTATTGCAGATGTGGTGGGCAGTATGGTGCGCGGCGATGGTGGCCGGCAGCGTGTTCACTGCAGCGGCACCCCCAACTGACTCCATCGACCTCATGCAAATGGATCCTTCTCTAGCTGACGATgtaaattgatatttattttatacgtaatagagaatattataaagctgaagagtttgtttgaactcgctaatctcaggaactactggaccgatttgaaaaattcttttagtgttagatagctcatttatcgaggaaggctataggctatataacatcgcgctaagactaatacaagcggaacaccaataaagaatgtttcaaaatcggggttatttttaccttttgagagcttccgctgcgtgcgctgcagaaacggttaaagtttcgctaaaataatgtaggacagaattgttcccctttaaaagatctaaaaaaaaagtccgcaacggcatatgtctatatgttaaggctggctcactataacgtttttttatgctaaccaaatttgttctaaaataaagcattatttgtgaactattattccacgcggacgaagtcgcgggcaaaagctagtaatagaTACGCTTTTTCTCTTCCTTGAGCTCGCTACGTCGATGTTTATGGGTTGCGATAACCACTGGACTGGATAGACGGACAATCGATTtaagtaatgaaaataattaatgattAGCGCTGCTATAACAGCGGGTATCAttcaataatagttttaatttcgagCCTTAAATCGAGTAACTTTCATATGTATCGTACTCTTGCTGAAGACGTGAACCAAATGCGATGAGCTCTTTTAAAACACGGTATTTTCATCACGATCCACCGACAAACAAGTCATTTACTAGAATACGTTTTTATGAAACAATGTGTGCTCTGCTCGCGAGGTGGAAAATTGTCGAATCCGCGGGGAAAAGACACTGAATACAAATACACCACCTAAACCATAGTCCTTCACGTTAATATTTGTTAGAgagctttattttttatatagggCTTTCCAAAATTTGGAAGTAAAACATATTCTTGTTCCGAAAACGCCTCACGTAATTCGCCTTAGAGAAATTTCTTGTTTGAATTAAAGTCTTAAGTTCCAAAAGGGCTCAAAGCCTTGAAGCCGACAAGAAGTATATGATGACCGACAGCTTATTCTGGTCTATAACGAAGGTCTTCTTGTTTGCCGCATCTTATCAAAACGGTTATGTATCACCAGAAAATACGAAACTGCAACCCTAAGTTGGTAAAGGTGCAATAATCTGCGTTTTTTTTCTCAAGATTATTTCATGTACTAACTACATACACAtgcaaaaacaagaaaaaaattcaagttatatattatactagctgtacccgtccgctttgctgggccatttaaaattaacattattatttctcacccccacaaagattctcataattaacgcccctgcaactggcgtagggagtccaatactcatataaatattagcctatccattaagtacatgtattttccacatggacaccaagtttcaagtcaatcggatgcatggttcagtagttataatggaaaaTCCGTAacaaccactgtagatttatatattagtataaatatcaTTGCTTCAAATATACTAATCAATAACACGTTACAGGAAAGTCTGGGATTTGCAATGCAATCTCTGAGCGGTCGTTACGCCGCTGCTCCCTGGCTCTACCTTCTTGCTGACGTGTCACACGACCCCCAggtaaaaaactaaatatttaattgtattcAAATAAACGGTACTCTTCTAATTTGAGTTGAAAATATACTTTACCAAAATTTGTTGCAATCGAATTGTAAAAAGTAGTATCTACGTGAACAACTCGTCGAACGCATCGAAGAATGAACACTTTGTAAATGCCTAATGAGCTGCAAagcaaatgaaaatattattggaAATATTTCGATATCGATACTTTTATTTCGCGAGTCGACGGAGCCGAAGTTAGATTTTCGTTTTGAACATAATTCATTGTATAATTTGTTCATCGAATTCCAGCACCCGTGGTTGGTGGCTGCCAAAATCGACGGGAGCTCTCCGATTCTCTTGTTTAAGTGCCGCCTGATAATTTTACAGTCCATTCGTTATTTAAGTTGAAGACGTTTCCCTGTAATTAGTTAAACAAATTACATTGCCAATTAGAAGCGTCGCCTAGTCCACCGACGATCAATAATCGTTAAGGTGTCCTACGTACCCCCCGGGACTTATTGTGATTTAACCTTTTGTTAACTACGTTCACAACGAGACGgcataaaataaatagacatAATTGATTCAAAACTCTTTGAGATTGAAATAAATAaccaaaataacaattaaaataattgtaatttttatgacTAAGTTTAATTATTAAGCTTAGTGATAAAAATTACAACGGGTGCAACATTTGTAagtcatattaaaataaacgaCAGATTACCTATTGTTcggaattttaataatatgataaaaaacATAGTATTAcagagttactggtggtagggcgtcgcATAGcctcgcacggataggtaccactgccttacctatttctatcGCGAAGTACGTTTGGGTTTGGAAGATTGGATATTACGTACTACTACTATAATACTACTATAATATACTACTATAATATACtactataatatatttctataatatattactatAATATACTACTATAATACGTACTATACAAAACTTACATGTCAAACTTCAAAGTGGGTAGCAGCGTTAACATTGTGGTCTATATGGGATCCCGATCTTATACATCGCATGTCataaaaatagtattgtttaaatatgaaaaagttttCATCATAATTCTCATATAACTGATCTCCAATCGTTATATAAAGTTCAGAATCCATCTCGAATGCATAATGCATTTATTAGAAAGTGTGTTACGCGATACCGTTTCTTGGAAAGTGGAGCTAATAGGGAATAATGCCTTCATCTGATCAATATCTTAATATCGAATAAATTTCATCCACCATTTCCAGAGACAATCACCaccataaatcataaaataCTGCTAACGTTTCCATCttaattaatgttaaaatgTTTTGAGCGAATCAACTTTATATGTTCGAaattttttgtacaattttttttgtattttatcaaaatttaattattgattttctGCTAGAAGCcgacaaaacaattttataaaaaaaacaataaatagctATCTCTAAAATTTTTAAACGACGAACTTTAATCGAAATTATTGTTTTGCATGCATGATATTGTAAATATAAGATGTGTATACGAAGGTTCGTAGCGAGATGCAGGCGCGTTCACGTCGCTCGTTCTCCGTGAACCCCGCAGTTGACACCCTACAGCGTGGAGCATACAACCACTTTTTGGAGAAAGTAGTTCAAAGCAACAGGGACTACCTCAATAGAATCGGCAAGAGAGGTCAGAACATGAAATTATCGTAATCTATTTACTAAAGAAATAACCATATCCCGGAACATAGGTACAGAGCAAAGAAAATTCGTGAAGTCTAGTATTTCTTAACAtgattaacatttatttattgaacctATTCATAGTTGTAGTATAGTAGAGAATAGATGAATGCGTGGTTTAGAAGCCTTCGAAATTGCTCAAATGTAATGCACGATAATTACGACAAAAATAAAATGGCTGCTCTTTTTGAAATACGAATGCATGCTCCAGTCCAATGGATTCGTAGTCATTAAATTGAAatgtattgaaatttaaatataatttattttgtagattcGTGGAAGATTCTGACTGAAAACTGAAGACCTACCTCATCGAAGATTCATCTAGTCCGTCAGACCGTCCTGTCATCGCGAAACAAAATGGCAATTATGCGCTTCCATCAACTAATACTAACTTAActtatttaaactaatatttacttttatgtTGTAAGATTAAAcgttaataaatgttgttgttttgataaaatgttatttaattttgtccgGACTTAAAGATCCAGAGTGTTTGTATATAATCACTTATAGATTCTTTGACTAATGTGAGTGTTTGCGTTGGAACGCGAAGAATGGCAGCGACCGTGTTAAGAGACGCATGCCGTCCCTCTCCATTGACATGCCAATGTCTGTGCTGCGTCAGAAGCTCAGCCTTGAAAACGAAAGGAAGCTGCAATCCCTAAGAGCTATGGCTAACAGGAACTTCTTGAATGACATCGGCAAACGCGGTGAGTTCGACGATGTGTGTTTATTTCTAAGTAGTACTAAACATAATTGTATGTAGATTAGTTTtgagatatgtttttttttgtacctaaaTTTTCGCATAAATAACACATTGCATcttataagtaaaaaaatatatcgcgcTCACGAACGACGCGTGCGATGAAAGAACAATATCGTGTTCGTGTAATGAAATGAAGCCTCCAAAATTCATAAATGAATGGTATGCGTGTTGTGCCGCACAGATTGGTACCACAGCGCTGCCTAATTCTGTAGCGTATGTATACATTCGTTCTAGTCTTAAGAGTGCCATAGCAGCTATTCTAATGCAAGTGACTTTTTAATTTGATATAGTCTTAATGAGCAAAGACGTTTTTATGCATGAGTGGCTGAATGACTGGCATATCCTAACCCacacatcagcccgctgagtttctcgccggatcttctcagcaggtcgcgattccgatccggtagtagattctcggtagtagattcgcgaagcagctgctcttgggttattaggtcttcttcggaggcgctcgggtagctgttagcatataccacgcctcctggctgagcctttgctcgcccaactgtcctggtgaatctggaaaggtctctgggccaccagtaatacatcaatcataaaaaaggcatATCTTAGCTAATAACAAACACTTcatgaattattgttttttaattacattatatattagtactgtacgttaattaatataatgGTTACGCTTATTTTTACGTAAATCTTATGTTTTGGATGCTACTAAcaagtaatattatttttaaagtagatGCATGTCTGTTATTTGATCTGTGTAtgtaattgatttaataatgtatttttatgttatgttaATCTGTGGTTATCATAATTGCAGGATTCCATTGGGCGCCATCGGCAAAGGCAGCAAAGTTCTATTAAGTCAACAGTTACACTAAATTCGTAATCCGGACACTGGAAATCTTAAATCTCTGACATTTAATCGAAAATATTATAGATCttttgaaacataaatatataactcgttaaaaatgatgaaaatgtaatatattaatgtttttaattattaatcacTTGGAAAAGttcaattgtttattattattgtgttgttagtacatattatattcgtaatattttttaaatttgtgccAATTGATGATTGAAATGgttatttaattatacattaGAATATGAAATAAAGCCTGTTGAATCTATTGCCTGTTTTATTTATGTGCCAATTATGTCAGATACTCAATGATTTCCGTATTTTCTAGAAGTGAATGCTTACAAAAAATTTATATGGATTCCATAATATTCATAATCGTTTTGACTACTGTATTCACTATAAGAAAATCTAATTATGTTATAATTGGCAATTAGCATTACCGGATATCTGTTGTAACAATTATGGACACATAATTTAACTAGTACTGAACAGTTACAGTAATTAGttgacattatttaaaaaaacttatagaaTTGCCTGAGCTACATTTAACAACAACTGATCATacgaaataaatgaattaaagaatttaaagtatttttattcatGATGAACCTCGTTTAgtatattgaaattatttgatTCGTATTAATTCTAAGCATTTAAAGTTAATTATCTGACTCACTGAACGATTCATTAATGCAGGCCTAAAGCGATagaggtacatttttttaagtttgataataaaaaatttcgGTGTAAACATCTACCAAGAAAGGGTTTTTAGATATTTCAACCTAAGGCTACCCTAAAGGGTGAAAACTTTTAAGAAAATCCGCCATTTTCAAtcaagaaataaacaaaatatgtatatcgATGTTGTTCCAAAACTGTACCGTACACCTAAAAGGGTGAATTATGGTTCGAAACTTTGTATAGAAATTTGGTCACTATTGAGGAAAGTagcataaaattcaattttaaatcttcttaaaaaataaaactttgcaGAAAAATAATGGTACATTAAATGGTACATTACGTTCATAATTACTGCATTATACTTTCaggattatatttttaattcaccTGGACGAAGTGGGGGCGGGTCGCTTGTTATGAATAAAGTACATGGATTGcaataaaattgtgtacgacaAATATTGATTTCAAAAAGCAGGAAGTGGCGACAAAATGTTGACGCTAGTTTTATTTTACTTGCAAATTCAATTTTTCCAAAAGAACAAATGTAACTTTGTCAATAACACGACATATCAAAAGGAATCTGCCGAAATAAAGGTAGCCCTTACAAATATTTCACCTTTTATTGAGAAATGGATCGTTCACGCTTTCAGCGAGACGAAAAACGTAATTCAATGAGCATAATAGCCCTTTCATAAGATGGGTGAGACTTCGCCATGGCACGGTTACCTTTTCACTTTATTAATTGACTTCCACCGGGCACGTTTTCGACAGTTTGACTGTGTTTCGACTATAGTAAATATTCAAACAAGTAGGTAACGTGACCCAAAGAAATTTTGTAGAAACTGTTGTAGAAATAGTGAAATTATgattacaaatattttgaacGAAAATTAATCCCGACAGACTTTTGCCTTGAAAATTTAAtggatattaaatagttttatagtaaaatgatattttaaaataaatactgtaGATATAAaagactataaataattattttattttgaaataaatatagtaCAATATTAAACAGTGCATTATATCCTTGAGAAAAGCGGTAAAAATCTCACTATCCACGTTCGCGTAATTAGGcctaattttcttttttgaaaCTTATGGCATATTTTTGATGTTGTGATTCTGAATAGCTGGTATGTTTACAACGGGcttgtataatttaattaatgttaatcaaaggttaattattaaatttattcataataaaacgTAACCTTCATTAAAACTATGCTGCCAAAAAGAATATAACCAATTTATCATGCTGTGgctaaacaaatattatccCCATACATTTTTTATGTAACGTTCTTTGAGTGAGTTGAAACAGTAAGTttgtaaattacaaaaatatttttttcttttactttaaATGTACAAATAAACTGTTAGACCGTGCTTATGCTACATCAACCGGAAGTGTACTACAAGTTTTAATTAACTCAAAACATGGCTATATCTGGATCTTAaggtttttttcccctaccggTATAAGCCGgtatattccagctacgcccggacgggtaggtgagctcacgggctcaacctgagagaatttgctaacactagccctagcaagagtagttcttcgcagaatctaccaccggttcggaatcgcgacccactgaagaggtccggcgagaaactcagtgggttgttaAGTGGTGGTTAAGTTTTCTGATGTCATTGTGGTGTacctacatacaataaataataaataaataaatatttactaataatcacgccacgttaactggtcccgtgctaagttcgtaaagaacttgtattacaggtaacagataacggaaataaatgtaagatttttattgtacacatacatatatttaataaacatccataaccctggaaaagacattttatatttatcatacaaatatcctcccttggcgggattcgaacccgcgacccccttgtgtagtgaccactGCACTTACCACTGCACCAGACGGCCGACAATATTTAAGTAATCGGTGACCGGTTTGATGCTCATTTCAAATTGATACCCTTCTCCGAGAAAAACGATTTTAAGTGTCGACAGACGGACAACAAAGTGATCCTTCCTACAAGAGTCCCGTCGTTTTGGCGAAACGAATTTATTGAAAAGTTGATTGGTGCGTGGTGAAATTTTGTCTGGAAACGTTCTATAGATAGATGGGTTCTGtggttgaaattaaaatataacattaataaaCTAATCAAGACCAACATTGAGGTTCAATCAATTCATTTTACTTTTAATCAAATAATTTCGGTTAGCATCACTGTATTAGTGGTGGGATGTCTTGTGAGCTTTCAcggtaccaccgcccagcctgtttctgccgcgaaactgtAATGCGTTCCGATATCTCGATAAGCTTGGGAAATGAGTTCTATGTCTCAGTTCTATGGTACAAAGGGTAACCCACCCTTTgacgttgttgatgtatataggctccaagtacactttacaccaggtgcgCTCGatcacacgtctaagcaataaaaaaagctaccAGTAGTGAAACCTAAAAATAGTAAATCGTTAATTTTTCATCAACAGCGTCGATTTTCGGCAATTTGTGCTACATACGCTAGGTACGATAACTCAATATTAACTATGTACTAAGAAGAATAATTAATCGCAGAGAAGATAAATTACTTAGCAATTtaagtgtttttaataattattatttaagcatttttaataataaaccaaatttaattataattgggTTTTTAAAGTCTTAACAAAAGATTGAGCCTAAAATTACACATAAAATGATTCCTAGAGAGCGCTTATTGGTAAGGTCGACTATTTTTACAAAACGTTCGCAAAAACTAATTGTTCTTTGACATTTCTGACATTATTCGTTACCCTTCTTAGCCTATTATTGTTCTTCTTAACGGTTCGAGAAGAAACAAATTATTAGAATgctaattgaatttgaattttgaatttgactGATAAAGCCGTTTCATTTCAACAACTAAGCAATAGTTGATTTCgagaaacaattatttattaattgatgCAATAACAAAATTGATTTGTAATTGTACATACGTAGAACTGTTGATTGTATAGTAGCAAATTTAGGTGATAAAAACCTGTGAGCTTAGAACATGTTTTAAGATTGAATTGGGATTACACAGAGAATGGCCGAATTCTCCCAGTCTTCGGGTCGGGCGCGGCCGAAACGCAAGATGCCGTCGCTGTCTATCAACAACCCGATGGAAGTGCTTCGGCAGCGGCTGTTGCTTGAGGTGGCCCGTAAGCAAATGCGCGAGGCTAACCAGAGACAGGCTGTCGCCAATCGACTTTTCCTGCAGAACGTCGGCAAACGAGGTAATTTAATCAGTTGTGAACACGAGTCATAGacataactagccgtactcgcccgcttcgctgggcatttaaaattaacattattatttattgtctttattattagggagtccaacactcgtataaatattagcctatccattaagtacatgtattttctacatggataccaagtttcaagtcaatcggatgcatggttcaatagttataacggaacatccgtaaaaaccactgtagatttatattaggtagattaatactattttacggtttcagaaataataaaataccaataaaaaaaagcattttaccTTCAAAATAGTTTTGATTAGGGTTTTATTAGCTTGGTGTGTATGTTCGTTTGTATAAAGCAAAATTTATTAACGTCATTTAATAGACTTTAAAAGGTGcgattaatttgaaaacttGCGCACGCATGAAGGACCGATAATAAtggtttagttttattattttagtttattattttattatttagttatattattaACATCGCTTTAATATAACTAGGAGTTTGTTTCGTTTATTctatttatgtgtttttttagatttaagctaaatacacatattattaaaCTACACTAGTAATTTTCGTGTAAGTTAATATCGTGTTAGTAACATTAGTCAATAAATAAGAGGGGAACACATTAAAAACGTACCGTAAATCAAATTAAGTATGAAAGTTGAATTTGAATGTCTCTAACATGTTGTGTATATAGAGGTACCTAGGTACGTATGTACTTAACTtcatgaatctatatattaatacgtgaagcaaaaactttgtatccctttttacgaaaattgtgcggacggaggagtatgaaattttccacacttatagagaatatagagaagaagtgcacaatgctaataacttttttaaataatgcataaaagatacattaaatcaataaagaaaacattgcacacactacataccatgtatttgacgcacacatgcatgcatactatttattgtcaaacttttgttctttacgtctgttgtcaaattgagaatagattaaatattgtttgactttgttaatattttttatagtgtagtcttggcgaaatttg encodes:
- the CRF-DH gene encoding diuretic hormone 41 isoform X5; translation: MMWWAVWCAAMVAGSVFTAAAPPTDSIDLMQMDPSLADDESLGFAMQSLSGRYAAAPWLYLLADVSHDPQNGSDRVKRRMPSLSIDMPMSVLRQKLSLENERKLQSLRAMANRNFLNDIGKRGEFDDVCLFLSSTKHNCM
- the CRF-DH gene encoding diuretic hormone 41 isoform X2, with the translated sequence MQIVYVFDLSAECRRIAPIKMMWWAVWCAAMVAGSVFTAAAPPTDSIDLMQMDPSLADDESLGFAMQSLSGRYAAAPWLYLLADVSHDPQNGSDRVKRRMPSLSIDMPMSVLRQKLSLENERKLQSLRAMANRNFLNDIGKRGFHWAPSAKAAKFY
- the CRF-DH gene encoding diuretic hormone 41 isoform DH41 precursor (isoform DH41 precursor is encoded by transcript variant 41) → MMWWAVWCAAMVAGSVFTAAAPPTDSIDLMQMDPSLADDESLGFAMQSLSGRYAAAPWLYLLADVSHDPQNGSDRVKRRMPSLSIDMPMSVLRQKLSLENERKLQSLRAMANRNFLNDIGKRGFHWAPSAKAAKFY
- the CRF-DH gene encoding diuretic hormone 41 isoform DH34 precursor (isoform DH34 precursor is encoded by transcript variant 34) — protein: MMWWAVWCAAMVAGSVFTAAAPPTDSIDLMQMDPSLADDESLGFAMQSLSGRYAAAPWLYLLADVSHDPQVRSEMQARSRRSFSVNPAVDTLQRGAYNHFLEKVVQSNRDYLNRIGKRDSWKILTEN
- the CRF-DH gene encoding diuretic hormone 41 isoform DH45 precursor (isoform DH45 precursor is encoded by transcript variant 45): MMWWAVWCAAMVAGSVFTAAAPPTDSIDLMQMDPSLADDESLGFAMQSLSGRYAAAPWLYLLADVSHDPQRMAEFSQSSGRARPKRKMPSLSINNPMEVLRQRLLLEVARKQMREANQRQAVANRLFLQNVGKRGAWGEPASYLYNN
- the CRF-DH gene encoding diuretic hormone 41 isoform X1; translation: MQIVYVFDLSAECRRIAPIKMMWWAVWCAAMVAGSVFTAAAPPTDSIDLMQMDPSLADDESLGFAMQSLSGRYAAAPWLYLLADVSHDPQRMAEFSQSSGRARPKRKMPSLSINNPMEVLRQRLLLEVARKQMREANQRQAVANRLFLQNVGKRGAWGEPASYLYNN
- the CRF-DH gene encoding diuretic hormone 41 isoform X4, which codes for MQIVYVFDLSAECRRIAPIKMMWWAVWCAAMVAGSVFTAAAPPTDSIDLMQMDPSLADDESLGFAMQSLSGRYAAAPWLYLLADVSHDPQVRSEMQARSRRSFSVNPAVDTLQRGAYNHFLEKVVQSNRDYLNRIGKRDSWKILTEN